Proteins co-encoded in one Chryseobacterium foetidum genomic window:
- the arsB gene encoding ACR3 family arsenite efflux transporter produces MQPKLKFLDRFLTLWIFLAMLLGVGLGYFFPNISTVTNSLSIGTTNIPLALGLILMMYPPLAKVDYTLLPMAFKDKKVMSVSLLLNWIISPILMFVLAIIFLRDEPDYMIGLILIGLARCIAMVIVWNDLAKGNREYAALLIALNSIFQLVFYSFYVWLFINVLPQKLGLGNFNVSVPMKDVAESVFIYLGIPFIAGFLSRYFLIKLKGKDWFNRKFIPAISPVTLYALLFTIVLMFSLKGDKILELPMDVVKVAIPLVIYFVLTFFISFFISKALKVPYDKNASIAFTATGNNFELAIAVAIAVFGIHSSQAFVGVIGPLVEVPVLILLVKVSLWLKKKYYS; encoded by the coding sequence ATGCAACCAAAATTAAAATTCCTCGACCGCTTTCTTACCCTATGGATTTTTTTAGCAATGCTTCTGGGTGTTGGTTTGGGATATTTCTTTCCTAATATTTCTACTGTCACAAACTCTTTATCTATTGGAACAACTAATATTCCTTTAGCATTAGGCTTAATCTTAATGATGTATCCACCTTTGGCAAAAGTTGATTACACTCTATTACCAATGGCTTTTAAAGACAAAAAAGTAATGTCGGTATCATTACTACTAAATTGGATTATCAGCCCTATCTTAATGTTTGTATTAGCTATCATTTTTCTGCGAGATGAGCCAGACTATATGATCGGTCTAATTTTGATCGGTCTAGCAAGATGTATTGCAATGGTAATTGTCTGGAACGATTTGGCAAAAGGTAATCGGGAGTATGCCGCTTTGCTAATCGCATTAAACAGTATTTTCCAATTGGTGTTTTATAGTTTTTATGTCTGGCTTTTCATTAATGTATTGCCTCAAAAGCTTGGTCTAGGAAATTTCAATGTTTCTGTACCAATGAAAGATGTTGCAGAAAGTGTTTTCATTTACTTGGGAATCCCATTTATTGCAGGATTTTTGAGCCGTTATTTTCTAATTAAATTGAAAGGAAAAGATTGGTTCAATAGAAAATTTATTCCGGCTATTTCGCCTGTCACATTATATGCTTTGTTGTTTACAATCGTATTAATGTTTAGTTTGAAAGGAGACAAAATTTTAGAATTACCAATGGACGTGGTTAAAGTTGCCATCCCATTAGTTATATATTTTGTTCTTACATTCTTCATCAGCTTTTTCATAAGTAAAGCATTGAAAGTGCCTTACGACAAAAATGCATCTATCGCTTTTACAGCAACAGGAAACAATTTTGAATTAGCTATTGCTGTAGCCATAGCTGTTTTTGGAATCCATTCTTCACAAGCATTTGTTGGGGTCATTGGCCCTCTTGTGGAAGTGCCTGTTTTAATTTTATTAGTTAAGGTAAGTCTTTGGTTAAAGAAGAAATATTACAGTTAG
- a CDS encoding catalase family protein: MNKQEKDDIENYVRYSDEIEVMQPNEDEESRAVVESMARVNKIMFESYRHAVRDAHAKNHGILRGELEIYDNLPEHLAQGLFKEPRKYPVIIRFSTAPGMIEPDKKSSQRGMAIKIIGVEGEKFLAEDKDALTQDFLLVNYPIIPTGTVKDYLDQQKKVEEHINTPELFQSVQGAMLVAGRKIKNLIGKEEDPNHFSIPGSHILGDRYFSMAAIRYGDYVAKISIAPKSENVASLHGKDMDEDLIKNEPESFLTTIVKNFFENQTAVYELSAQLCTDIEKMPVEDGSVQWMEEDSPFQGIASLTIHPQDTFSPARRVYGDDVLSFNPFHCLPEHRPLGNIMRVRKLAYETSSKYRHHMNSSPRVEPISIDELPD, from the coding sequence ATGAATAAGCAAGAAAAAGATGACATTGAAAATTATGTAAGATATTCAGACGAGATCGAAGTAATGCAACCCAACGAAGATGAAGAAAGCCGCGCCGTGGTAGAATCTATGGCGAGAGTTAATAAAATAATGTTTGAAAGTTATCGTCATGCCGTGCGTGATGCTCATGCCAAAAATCATGGAATTCTTCGCGGAGAACTGGAAATCTATGATAATCTGCCGGAACACCTAGCTCAGGGTCTTTTTAAAGAACCGCGGAAATATCCTGTAATCATCCGTTTCTCCACTGCACCGGGAATGATAGAACCAGACAAAAAATCTTCTCAGCGTGGAATGGCCATTAAAATAATCGGTGTGGAGGGCGAAAAGTTTTTAGCCGAAGATAAGGATGCTCTGACTCAGGATTTTCTTTTAGTCAATTACCCGATCATCCCAACAGGAACAGTTAAAGATTATCTTGATCAGCAGAAAAAAGTCGAAGAACATATTAACACTCCTGAGCTTTTCCAGAGTGTTCAGGGTGCGATGCTTGTTGCAGGACGAAAAATTAAAAATTTAATTGGAAAAGAAGAAGATCCCAATCATTTCAGCATACCCGGATCGCATATTTTAGGTGACCGCTATTTCAGTATGGCTGCAATACGGTACGGAGATTACGTCGCTAAAATTTCTATCGCTCCCAAATCAGAGAATGTTGCATCATTACATGGAAAAGATATGGATGAAGATTTAATAAAAAATGAACCCGAAAGTTTTCTGACTACTATTGTAAAAAACTTTTTTGAAAATCAGACTGCTGTTTACGAATTGTCTGCACAGCTGTGTACAGATATTGAGAAAATGCCGGTTGAGGACGGCTCCGTTCAATGGATGGAAGAAGACAGCCCATTTCAGGGTATTGCCAGTTTGACTATTCATCCGCAGGATACATTCAGTCCTGCCCGGCGAGTATATGGTGATGATGTTTTAAGTTTCAATCCATTTCATTGCCTCCCGGAGCATAGACCTCTCGGCAATATCATGAGGGTTAGAAAACTTGCATACGAAACTTCATCCAAATACCGTCATCATATGAATTCATCTCCACGCGTGGAGCCTATCAGCATAGATGAGTTGCCTGATTAA
- a CDS encoding heme-binding domain-containing protein — protein MKKVLKIILATMLFIFIAIQFYQPAPNVDKGQVYPADFTQLNKMPVEIKAMFQTSCYDCHSNNTNYVWYDYVQPARILAENHIKKAKEDLNFNEWGTYSNRKQERLLNSIKEQIKTKQMPLSSYTLMHNNAKLNDVQIKVLTNWLEQQE, from the coding sequence ATGAAGAAAGTATTAAAGATAATTCTGGCAACAATGCTGTTTATTTTTATTGCAATTCAATTTTATCAGCCTGCCCCTAATGTAGATAAAGGGCAGGTTTATCCAGCTGATTTTACTCAACTCAATAAAATGCCTGTTGAAATAAAAGCTATGTTTCAGACCTCTTGTTACGATTGTCATAGCAACAATACAAATTATGTATGGTATGACTATGTACAACCTGCAAGAATATTGGCAGAAAATCACATCAAAAAAGCAAAAGAAGATTTGAATTTCAACGAGTGGGGTACCTACTCAAATCGGAAGCAGGAAAGACTATTAAACTCAATTAAAGAACAAATAAAAACTAAACAAATGCCCTTGTCATCATATACATTAATGCACAATAATGCAAAACTGAATGATGTGCAGATCAAAGTATTAACCAATTGGTTAGAGCAGCAGGAATAA
- a CDS encoding DUF3347 domain-containing protein has product MKNIFFSIITLATVALVTVSCNQSSNKNSNQQANDSTAIAETQDLSSATQNDTVATVASRDTLSQEVGKSTVKEQTQNFTIASIVKDYLVLKNALVADNDKAASSAGKQLFNTLNKVDMKAIPANKHKEYMEIAENAKENAEHIGDNAGKVDHQREHFASLSKDISDLITLFGTTQKLYQDFCPMYNDGKGAIWISEAKAIKNPYYGNQMLTCGSVKKEL; this is encoded by the coding sequence ATGAAAAATATATTTTTCTCCATCATAACATTGGCAACAGTAGCATTAGTAACAGTTTCCTGCAATCAGTCTTCCAATAAAAACAGCAACCAGCAAGCTAATGATAGCACTGCGATAGCTGAAACTCAAGATTTATCATCAGCAACACAAAATGATACAGTAGCAACTGTTGCTTCAAGAGATACGCTGTCTCAAGAAGTGGGAAAATCCACTGTAAAGGAGCAAACACAAAACTTCACTATCGCATCGATAGTAAAGGATTATTTGGTATTGAAAAATGCGCTTGTTGCAGATAATGATAAAGCAGCATCCAGTGCAGGCAAACAGCTGTTTAACACCTTGAATAAGGTAGATATGAAAGCTATACCTGCAAATAAGCATAAGGAATATATGGAGATTGCAGAAAATGCAAAAGAAAACGCAGAGCATATTGGTGATAACGCAGGAAAGGTAGACCACCAAAGAGAACATTTCGCATCCTTGAGTAAAGATATTTCCGACCTTATTACCTTGTTTGGAACTACACAAAAGCTGTATCAGGACTTCTGCCCAATGTACAATGATGGCAAAGGTGCTATTTGGATTAGCGAAGCTAAGGCAATAAAAAACCCGTACTACGGTAACCAGATGCTTACCTGCGGTTCTGTAAAAAAAGAATTATAA
- a CDS encoding DUF6428 family protein, with product MKLSEVKQILPTLQNVEFQLENGAFVPEHFHVTEVGMINKNFIDCGGVIRSEKVVNFQLWNADDFEHRLKPNKLLNIIKLSEDKLGIEDFDIEVEYQSDTIGKYDLEFNGKTFILKSKTTACLAQDACGIPTEKEKKNLSELNVNNGNSCTPGGRCC from the coding sequence ATGAAATTATCAGAAGTCAAACAAATTTTACCAACATTACAAAATGTTGAATTTCAATTAGAAAATGGAGCTTTTGTTCCGGAACATTTTCACGTTACAGAAGTAGGAATGATTAATAAAAACTTCATTGATTGTGGTGGTGTCATCCGTTCAGAGAAAGTTGTGAATTTTCAGCTTTGGAATGCAGACGATTTTGAACACCGTCTGAAACCTAACAAGTTACTCAACATTATAAAACTCTCTGAGGATAAATTGGGAATAGAGGATTTTGATATTGAAGTTGAATATCAAAGTGATACTATTGGTAAATATGATTTAGAATTCAATGGAAAAACATTTATTCTAAAAAGTAAAACTACAGCTTGTTTAGCACAGGACGCTTGTGGGATTCCAACAGAAAAAGAAAAGAAAAACTTATCGGAACTTAATGTAAATAATGGCAATTCTTGCACACCAGGTGGGAGATGTTGCTAA
- a CDS encoding serine integrase family protein — translation MSQKTIFCVLAEHERNVLIERTNAGLKSARARGKNGGRPKGMTEKYTKIAPVVRASYDAKKLPIEGIMKAFNIGSKTTFYKIIHSQKRKNMEQKRYFEEDFNDFVKEIIDNKRFSDSKEEGIASLVIDKGFDSLTDKQKFVFEKAISYFVYDKCSRCPNDIPWSEMSAAEDNGGMCSWCQQLTGHEKD, via the coding sequence TTGTCTCAAAAAACGATTTTTTGTGTGTTAGCAGAACATGAGAGAAATGTTTTAATTGAACGAACGAACGCCGGATTGAAGTCAGCAAGAGCAAGAGGTAAAAATGGTGGAAGACCAAAAGGGATGACTGAAAAGTATACTAAAATTGCTCCTGTAGTCAGAGCTTCATATGATGCTAAAAAGTTACCTATAGAGGGAATTATGAAAGCTTTCAACATTGGAAGTAAAACAACATTCTATAAAATTATACATTCTCAAAAAAGAAAGAATATGGAACAAAAAAGATATTTTGAAGAAGATTTTAACGATTTTGTTAAAGAAATAATAGATAATAAAAGATTTAGCGATTCTAAAGAGGAAGGGATAGCATCATTAGTTATTGACAAAGGTTTTGATTCATTGACAGATAAACAAAAATTTGTTTTTGAAAAAGCAATTAGTTATTTTGTTTATGATAAATGTAGTAGGTGTCCTAATGATATTCCGTGGAGTGAAATGTCAGCAGCAGAGGATAATGGTGGAATGTGTAGTTGGTGTCAACAGTTAACCGGACATGAAAAAGATTAA
- a CDS encoding ArsR/SmtB family transcription factor, whose product MDNNSCIRQQADIKQINRCKERVSELHGSFDYLSNGLELVGNNVRLKILFLIYEEQQLCVCDLSDILGMTISAISQHLRKLKDRKLIETERKAQTIFYSLTKEYEKMLTPFFEILDNNKILETI is encoded by the coding sequence ATGGATAATAATTCTTGCATTAGACAACAGGCTGACATTAAACAAATCAATCGCTGTAAAGAACGAGTTTCGGAACTCCACGGTTCGTTTGACTATTTGTCTAACGGACTGGAATTGGTGGGAAACAATGTAAGACTGAAAATCCTGTTTCTTATTTATGAAGAACAACAACTTTGCGTTTGTGATTTAAGCGATATTCTCGGTATGACAATTTCTGCAATTTCTCAGCATTTACGAAAACTTAAAGACCGTAAACTAATTGAAACGGAAAGAAAAGCACAAACTATTTTTTATTCATTAACAAAAGAGTATGAAAAAATGCTGACCCCATTCTTTGAAATACTTGATAATAATAAAATTTTAGAAACTATATGA
- a CDS encoding GDCCVxC domain-containing (seleno)protein yields the protein MEIKLQSTITCPNCGSKKEETMPTDACQYFYECENCKALLKPLKGDCCVYCSYGTVKCPPIQAGNVCCE from the coding sequence ATGGAAATTAAATTACAATCAACTATAACTTGCCCAAATTGTGGATCCAAAAAAGAGGAAACAATGCCAACAGATGCTTGCCAATACTTTTATGAATGTGAAAATTGTAAAGCATTATTAAAGCCATTAAAAGGAGACTGTTGTGTATATTGTAGCTATGGAACTGTGAAATGCCCTCCAATCCAAGCAGGAAATGTATGCTGTGAATAA
- a CDS encoding DUF305 domain-containing protein yields MENMESKHEMQHNPKNEGHSSKHSLGMYKRFAIMAVIMFAAMYFIMYAMIDGLNNLILNINNLYMTLLMVSAMLIIELWIMKGMYENKKINWGIIIISAAIGIFSWFGIREQLFVGDKEFVKGMIPHHAAAVLMSEKANLTDPELIQLQKNILKTQAEEIEFMKRKLKEFETNK; encoded by the coding sequence ATGGAAAATATGGAAAGCAAACACGAAATGCAACATAATCCCAAAAATGAAGGACATAGCAGTAAACATTCTTTAGGAATGTACAAACGCTTTGCAATTATGGCGGTTATAATGTTCGCAGCAATGTATTTTATAATGTATGCTATGATTGATGGTTTAAACAATCTTATCCTCAACATTAATAATTTGTATATGACCTTGCTGATGGTTTCTGCAATGTTGATCATAGAATTATGGATAATGAAGGGTATGTATGAAAATAAGAAAATCAATTGGGGCATTATAATAATTTCTGCTGCAATAGGTATCTTTTCGTGGTTTGGTATTCGGGAGCAGTTATTTGTTGGTGATAAGGAATTTGTAAAAGGTATGATACCACACCACGCAGCGGCAGTATTAATGTCTGAAAAAGCAAACCTTACCGACCCCGAACTGATACAGTTGCAAAAAAACATACTCAAAACCCAAGCAGAAGAAATAGAATTTATGAAGCGAAAGCTGAAAGAATTTGAAACAAATAAGTAA
- the gcvH gene encoding glycine cleavage system protein GcvH has protein sequence MELPKDLYFSKEHTWVLVENNIATVGITAYAQNELGEIVYVDLPNVNHHFKQDDVFGSVEAIKTVSDLFMPLSGKIIETNEQLLKEPSTVNSNPFDNGWMVKIEIEDLRETENLLTAERYAQLNN, from the coding sequence ATGGAACTTCCAAAAGATTTATATTTTTCTAAAGAACATACTTGGGTTCTCGTTGAGAACAATATTGCAACTGTCGGTATCACTGCTTACGCACAAAACGAATTAGGAGAAATCGTATATGTTGACTTGCCGAATGTTAATCATCATTTCAAACAAGACGACGTATTTGGTTCTGTAGAAGCCATTAAAACCGTAAGCGATTTGTTTATGCCATTATCGGGAAAAATAATTGAAACCAATGAGCAACTTTTAAAAGAGCCAAGTACGGTAAATTCTAATCCATTTGATAATGGATGGATGGTGAAAATTGAAATTGAAGACCTTAGAGAAACTGAAAATCTACTAACAGCGGAACGATACGCTCAACTAAATAATTAG
- a CDS encoding metallophosphoesterase family protein, whose product MKIALFSDIHANLPALEAFFADVEKRNPDSIYCLGDLVGYNIWPNEVVNEIRKRKIPTIAGNYDFGIGRMSNECGCAYKTDAEKDNGNISISFTNSLMKDDERAYLRTLPAHIKVEFQLNEDKLNLLLVHGSPRKINEYLFEDREEKSMLRIMEQADADIMCFGHTHKPYHRVLNSGIDGQDHFRHAVNIGSVGKPKDNDIRGGYVMLTVNENSSVLNKESISVEFIRFDYDFEKAAKAVEDSPLPNEYAQNLRRGY is encoded by the coding sequence ATGAAAATTGCATTGTTCAGCGACATTCACGCTAATCTCCCTGCATTAGAAGCATTCTTTGCAGATGTTGAGAAAAGAAATCCCGACAGCATTTATTGTTTGGGAGATCTAGTCGGTTATAATATCTGGCCAAACGAAGTGGTCAATGAAATCCGTAAAAGAAAAATACCAACTATTGCAGGCAACTACGATTTTGGCATTGGAAGAATGAGCAACGAATGCGGTTGCGCCTACAAAACGGACGCTGAGAAGGACAACGGAAACATTTCTATTTCTTTTACCAATTCATTGATGAAAGATGATGAGCGTGCATACTTGCGCACACTTCCAGCACATATAAAAGTAGAATTTCAACTGAACGAAGACAAACTAAACCTGCTTTTAGTACACGGAAGTCCGAGAAAAATAAACGAATATCTTTTTGAAGACCGTGAAGAAAAAAGTATGCTTCGTATTATGGAACAAGCTGATGCCGATATTATGTGTTTCGGACATACACACAAGCCATATCATAGAGTTTTAAATTCGGGTATTGATGGACAAGACCATTTCCGTCACGCAGTAAATATAGGTTCTGTTGGGAAGCCAAAAGACAACGATATAAGAGGCGGTTATGTGATGCTGACGGTTAATGAGAACAGTTCTGTTTTGAACAAAGAAAGTATCAGTGTAGAATTTATCCGCTTCGACTATGACTTTGAAAAGGCTGCAAAGGCAGTGGAAGACAGCCCTCTTCCAAACGAGTACGCACAAAATCTAAGACGTGGCTATTAA
- a CDS encoding DUF3347 domain-containing protein produces MKSISKILVVITVLLSSINAFAQIKNAKSETVKIYGNCGMCKTTIEKAGNVKNVAAVEWNKDTKMATLNYDSKKTNQDEILKRIALAGYDSERFLAPDDVYAKLAGCCQYDRELKPAATTKDAGMDMKADHGNHNAKEMATTNTATAQNTPQLKNVFDNYFSVKDALVKTDAAISSAKAAELVKAIKAVEMTKLSTEEHTVWMKVMKDLTANAEKIATAKEVSKQRETFALLSKNIYELTKGSKQETPVYYQHCPMYNNGKGANWLSKEEAIKNPYYGSKMLTCGSVQETIDNK; encoded by the coding sequence ATGAAATCAATATCAAAAATATTGGTAGTAATTACTGTATTACTATCATCAATAAATGCATTTGCTCAAATAAAAAATGCAAAATCAGAAACCGTAAAAATTTATGGTAATTGTGGTATGTGTAAAACCACTATCGAAAAAGCAGGAAATGTAAAAAATGTAGCCGCAGTAGAGTGGAATAAAGATACCAAGATGGCTACACTCAACTACGATAGTAAAAAAACAAATCAGGACGAAATATTGAAACGCATTGCTTTAGCTGGTTATGACAGTGAAAGATTTTTAGCCCCAGATGATGTATATGCAAAATTAGCTGGCTGTTGCCAGTATGACAGAGAACTAAAACCAGCTGCTACAACCAAAGATGCAGGTATGGATATGAAAGCTGATCACGGTAACCACAATGCCAAAGAAATGGCTACCACAAATACGGCAACTGCCCAAAATACTCCACAACTGAAAAATGTTTTTGATAACTATTTCTCAGTAAAAGATGCTTTGGTAAAAACTGATGCAGCTATCTCATCTGCAAAAGCTGCTGAATTGGTAAAGGCAATAAAAGCTGTAGAGATGACAAAACTCTCTACCGAAGAACATACCGTTTGGATGAAAGTAATGAAGGATTTAACAGCAAATGCAGAAAAAATTGCTACAGCTAAAGAGGTTTCAAAACAAAGAGAAACTTTTGCCTTACTTTCTAAAAATATCTATGAATTAACCAAAGGGTCAAAACAAGAAACACCTGTTTATTATCAGCATTGCCCAATGTACAACAATGGTAAAGGTGCAAATTGGTTAAGCAAAGAAGAAGCGATTAAAAATCCATATTATGGTTCTAAAATGCTTACCTGCGGTAGCGTGCAGGAGACAATTGACAACAAATAA
- a CDS encoding ArsR/SmtB family transcription factor, whose product MGATKTEHFTDKQNQIATIAKALGHPARIAIIEYLMKVNECICGDIVNELPLAQPTVSQHLKELKNAGIIKGNIAGNAICYCIDEKTIEILNTYFSTIVQTVTKSKCC is encoded by the coding sequence GTGGGAGCAACCAAAACTGAACATTTTACAGATAAGCAAAATCAAATTGCAACAATCGCAAAAGCATTAGGACATCCCGCACGAATAGCAATTATTGAGTATTTAATGAAAGTCAATGAGTGCATCTGTGGAGATATCGTGAACGAATTACCTTTAGCCCAACCAACCGTTTCTCAACATTTGAAAGAATTGAAAAACGCAGGAATTATAAAAGGTAATATTGCCGGAAACGCTATCTGCTATTGTATAGACGAAAAAACTATCGAAATTCTAAACACTTATTTTTCCACAATAGTACAAACTGTTACCAAATCAAAATGCTGTTAG
- the merTP gene encoding mercuric transport protein MerTP produces MKTDNKIIGTGLLTAFAASLCCITPVLSLIAGTSGIASTFSWLEPFRPYFIGLTILVLGFAWFQKLKPQKQIDCKCEITEKQNFMQTKSFLGIVTVIAALLLSFPLYANIFFPKTESKAIISQTSKIQKVEFTIKGMTCSGCEHHVKTEVSKLKGIVEVVVSYEKGNAIVKFDNKQTSITEIEKAINSTGYKSLKSKIIS; encoded by the coding sequence ATGAAAACGGACAACAAAATAATTGGCACTGGACTTCTGACGGCATTTGCAGCTTCATTATGTTGCATTACGCCTGTTTTGTCTCTAATAGCAGGAACAAGTGGGATTGCTTCAACTTTTTCTTGGCTCGAACCTTTCCGACCATATTTTATTGGCTTGACAATTTTAGTGCTTGGTTTTGCTTGGTTTCAAAAGTTGAAACCACAAAAGCAAATTGACTGTAAATGTGAAATAACTGAAAAACAAAATTTTATGCAAACAAAATCATTTTTAGGAATTGTTACCGTTATAGCGGCTTTACTTTTATCATTTCCGCTTTATGCCAACATCTTTTTCCCAAAAACCGAAAGTAAGGCAATTATTAGCCAAACTTCTAAAATTCAAAAAGTTGAGTTTACAATTAAGGGGATGACCTGTTCAGGTTGCGAACATCACGTTAAAACGGAAGTTAGTAAACTAAAAGGAATTGTGGAAGTTGTGGTTTCTTATGAGAAAGGTAACGCCATTGTAAAGTTTGATAACAAACAAACAAGTATTACAGAAATCGAAAAAGCTATCAATTCAACTGGTTATAAATCACTAAAAAGTAAAATTATATCATAA